From a region of the Eulemur rufifrons isolate Redbay chromosome 7, OSU_ERuf_1, whole genome shotgun sequence genome:
- the LOC138388025 gene encoding ceruloplasmin isoform X1: MKILMLGIFLFFYSTQAWVKEKHYYIGIIETTWNYASDNGEKKLMSVDTEQSNVYLQNGPDRIGRIYKKALYLQYTDETFRTAVEKPVWLGFLGPIIKAEIGQKVYVHLKNFASRPYTFHAHGLTYYKEHEGAIYPDNTTDFQKVDDKVYPGQLYTYVLHAGDEQSPGEGDSNCVTRIYHSHIDAPKDIASGLIGPLILCKKDSLDDEKEKNIDQEFVVMFSVVDENLSWYLEDNIKTYCTEPEKVERDNEDFQESNRMYSVNGYTFGSLPGLSMCAEDRVKWYLFGMGNEVDVHAAFFHGQTLTNKNYRIDTINLFPATLFDALMVAQSPGEWMLSCQNLNHLKAGLQAFFQVQDCNKSPSKVGILEIQIRQYYIAAEEIIWNYAPSGIDIFTKENLTAPGSDSEVFFEQGATRIGGSYKKLVYREYTDASFTNRKQRGPEEEHLGILGPVIWAEVGDTIRVTFHNKGAYPLSIEPTGVKFSKKDEGTYYLLHSNSPRGSAPPSSASHVAPKATFTYEWTVPEEVGPTSADPVCLSKMYYSAVDLTKDIFTGLIGPMKICKKGSLHANGRQKDVDKEFYLFPTVFDENESLLLDDNIRTFTTAPDQVDKEDEDFQESNKMHSMNGFMYGNLPGLNMCQGDSVVWYLFSAGNEADVHGIYFSGNTYLSRGERRDTANLFPQTSLTLLMRPDTAGTFDVECLTTDHYTGGMKQKYTVNQCARILEHSTLYRGERTYYIAAVEVEWDYSPRREWEKELHYLQEQNISNAFLDKEEFFIGSKYKKVVYRQYTDSTFRVPVERKAEEEHLGILGPQLHADVGEKVKIIFKNMATRPYSIHAHGVKTESPTVTPTLPGETRTYMWEIPERSGAGMEDSACIPWAYYSTVDQVKDLYSGLIGPLIVCRTHYMRIFNPQKKLEFSLLFLVFDENESWYLDDNIKTYSDHPEKVNKDSEEFIESNKMHAINGRMFGNLQGLTMHVGDEVNWYLMGMGNEIDLHTVHFHGHSFRYKHRGIYSSDVFDIFPGTYQTLEMFPKTPGIWLLHCHVTDHIHAGMETTYTVLPNAASSQTHRSIWNVIYPFTVSIIILFQVSTKEWLRE; the protein is encoded by the exons atgaagattttgatgcttggtatttttctgtttttttatagtACCCAAGCCTGGGTGAAAGAAAAGCATTATTACATTGGAATTATTGAAACAACCTGGAACTATGCCTCtgacaatggggaaaagaaacttATGTCAGTTGACAC gGAACAGTCCAATGTCTACCTTCAAAATGGCCCAGATAGAATTGGGAGGATATACAAGAAGGCCCTTTATCTTCAGTACACAGATGAAACCTTTAGGACGGCTGTAGAAAAACCAGTCTGGCTAGGGTTTTTAGGCCCTATAATCAAAGCTGAAATTGGACAGAAAGtttatgtacacttaaaaaactTTGCCTCTCGGCCCTACACTTTTCATGCACATGGACTAACTTACTATAAGGAACATGAGG GGGCCATTTATCCTGATAACACCACGGATTTTCAAAAGGTAGATGACAAGGTGTATCCTGGACAGCTGTATACATACGTGTTGCATGCTGGTGATGAACAAAGTCCTGGTGAGGGAGATAGCAATTGTGTGACTAGGATTTACCATTCCCACATTGATGCTCCAAAAGACATTGCCTCAGGACTCATTGGACCGTTAATACTCTGTAAAAAAG ATTCTCTggatgatgaaaaagaaaaaaatattgaccaAGAATTTGTGGTGATGTTTTCTGTGGTGGATGAAAATCTCAGCTGGTACCTAGAAGACAACATTAAAACCTACTGCACTGAGCCTGAGAAAGTTGAAAGAGACAATGAAGACTTCCAGGAGAGTAACAGGATGTATT CTGTGAATGGATACACTTTTGGAAGTCTCCCAGGACTCTCCATGTGTGCAGAAGACAGAGTGAAATGGTATCTTTTTGGGATGGGTAATGAAGTTGATGTGCACGCAGCTTTCTTCCATGGACAAACATTGACTAACAAGAATTACCGTATTGATACAATCAATCTCTTTCCTGCTACCCTTTTTGATGCTTTGATGGTGGCCCAGAGCCCTGGAGAATGGATGCTTAGCTGTCAGAATCTAAACCATCTGAAAG CTGGTTTGCAGGCCTTTTTCCAGGTCCAGGACTGTAACAAATCTCCATCAAAGGTTGGTATCCTTGAGATACAGATTAGACAGTATTACATTGCTGCTGAGGAAATCATCTGGAACTATGCTCCCTCTGGTATAGACATCTTCACCAAAGAAAACTTAACAGCACCTGGAAG TGACTCAGAGGTATTTTTTGAACAAGGTGCTACAAGAATTGGAGGCTCTTATAAAAAGCTGGTTTATCGTGAGTACACAGACGCCTCCTTCACAAATCGAAAGCAGAGAGGACCAGAAGAGGAACACCTTGGCATCCTGG GTCCTGTCAtttgggcagaggtgggagacaCCATCAGAGTCACCTTCCATAACAAAGGAGCATATCCCCTCAGTATTGAGCCGACTGGGGTGAAATTCAGCAAGAAAGACGAGGGTACATACTATCTCCTACATTCCAACTCCCCACGTGGAA GTGCacctccttcttcagcctcccatGTGGCACCCAAAGCAACGTTCACATATGAATGGACTGTGCCCGAGGAAGTAGGACCTACTTCTGCAGATCCTGTGTGTCTATCTAAGATGTATTATTCTGCTGTGGATCTCACCAAAGATATATTCACTGGGCTTATCGGGCCAATGAAAATATGCAAGAAAGGAAGTTTACATGCAAATGGAAGACAG AAAGATGTAGATAAGGAGTTCTATTTGTTTCCCACAGTATTTGATGAGAACGAGAGTTTACTCCTGGATGATAATATTAGAACGTTTACAACTGCACCTGATCAGGTGGACAAGGAAGATGAAGACTTTCAGGAATCTAACAAGATGCACT CCATGAATGGATTCATGTATGGGAATCTGCCTGGTCTCAATATGTGCCAAGGAGACTCGGTCGTCTGGTACTTATTCAGTGCTGGAAATGAGGCTGACGTACACGGGATATACTTTTCAGGAAACACATATCTGtcaagaggagaaaggagagacacAGCAAACCTCTTCCCCCAGACAAGTCTTACACTGCTCATGCGACCTGACACGGCag GGACTTTTGATGTTGAGTGCCTAACAACGGATCACTACACAGGTGGCATGAAGCAAAAATACACTGTGAACCAATGCGCGCGGATACTTGAGCATTCCACCTTGTACCGAGGAGAGAGGACCTACTACATTGCAGCAGTGGAGGTGGAATGGGATTATTCCCCACGCAGGGAATGGGAAAAGGAGCTACATTACTTACAAGAGCAAAA tatttcaaatgcatttttagaTAAGGAAGAGTTTTTTATAGGCTCAAAGTACAAGAAAGTTGTGTATCGGCAATATACGGATAGCACATTCAGAGTTCCAGTGGAGAGAAAAGCTGAAGAAGAACATTTGGGAATTCTAG GTCCACAACTTCACGCGGATGTTGgagaaaaagtcaaaattatctttaaaaacatgGCCACAAGGCCCTACTCAATACATGCCCATGGGGTGAAAACGGAGAGTCCTACAGTTACTCCAACACTGCCAG GTGAAACTCGCACTTACATGTGGGAAATCCCAGAAAGATCTGGAGCTGGAATGGAGGATTCCGCTTGTATTCCATGGGCTTACTATTCAACTGTGGATCAAGttaag GATCTCTACAGTGGATTGATTGGCCCGCTGATTGTCTGTCGAACACACTACATGAGAATATTCAATCCCCAAAAGAAACTGgaattttcccttttgtttctagttttcgATGAGAATGAATCTTGGTACTTAGATGACAACATCAAGACATACTCTGATCATCCTGAGAAAGTAAACAAAGACAGTGAAGAATTCATAGAAAGCAATAAAATGCATG CTATTAATGGAAGAATGTTTGGAAACCTACAAGGGCTCACAATGCACGTGGGCGACGAGGTCAACTGGTATCTGATGGGAATGGGCAATGAAATCGACCTGCACACTGTGCATTTTCACGGCCACAGCTTCCGATACAAG CACAGGGGCATTTATAGTTCTGATGTCTTTGACATTTTCCCTGGGACATACCAAACCTTAGAAATGTTTCCAAAAACACCTGGAATCTGGTTACTTCACTGCCATGTGACCGACCACATTCACGCTGGAATGGAAACTACTTACACCGTTCTACCAAATGCAG
- the LOC138388025 gene encoding ceruloplasmin isoform X2 — protein MKILMLGIFLFFYSTQAWVKEKHYYIGIIETTWNYASDNGEKKLMSVDTEQSNVYLQNGPDRIGRIYKKALYLQYTDETFRTAVEKPVWLGFLGPIIKAEIGQKVYVHLKNFASRPYTFHAHGLTYYKEHEGAIYPDNTTDFQKVDDKVYPGQLYTYVLHAGDEQSPGEGDSNCVTRIYHSHIDAPKDIASGLIGPLILCKKDSLDDEKEKNIDQEFVVMFSVVDENLSWYLEDNIKTYCTEPEKVERDNEDFQESNRMYSVNGYTFGSLPGLSMCAEDRVKWYLFGMGNEVDVHAAFFHGQTLTNKNYRIDTINLFPATLFDALMVAQSPGEWMLSCQNLNHLKAGLQAFFQVQDCNKSPSKVGILEIQIRQYYIAAEEIIWNYAPSGIDIFTKENLTAPGSDSEVFFEQGATRIGGSYKKLVYREYTDASFTNRKQRGPEEEHLGILGPVIWAEVGDTIRVTFHNKGAYPLSIEPTGVKFSKKDEGTYYLLHSNSPRGSAPPSSASHVAPKATFTYEWTVPEEVGPTSADPVCLSKMYYSAVDLTKDIFTGLIGPMKICKKGSLHANGRQKDVDKEFYLFPTVFDENESLLLDDNIRTFTTAPDQVDKEDEDFQESNKMHSMNGFMYGNLPGLNMCQGDSVVWYLFSAGNEADVHGIYFSGNTYLSRGERRDTANLFPQTSLTLLMRPDTAGTFDVECLTTDHYTGGMKQKYTVNQCARILEHSTLYRGERTYYIAAVEVEWDYSPRREWEKELHYLQEQNISNAFLDKEEFFIGSKYKKVVYRQYTDSTFRVPVERKAEEEHLGILGPQLHADVGEKVKIIFKNMATRPYSIHAHGVKTESPTVTPTLPGETRTYMWEIPERSGAGMEDSACIPWAYYSTVDQVKDLYSGLIGPLIVCRTHYMRIFNPQKKLEFSLLFLVFDENESWYLDDNIKTYSDHPEKVNKDSEEFIESNKMHAINGRMFGNLQGLTMHVGDEVNWYLMGMGNEIDLHTVHFHGHSFRYKHRGIYSSDVFDIFPGTYQTLEMFPKTPGIWLLHCHVTDHIHAGMETTYTVLPNAEIKFG, from the exons atgaagattttgatgcttggtatttttctgtttttttatagtACCCAAGCCTGGGTGAAAGAAAAGCATTATTACATTGGAATTATTGAAACAACCTGGAACTATGCCTCtgacaatggggaaaagaaacttATGTCAGTTGACAC gGAACAGTCCAATGTCTACCTTCAAAATGGCCCAGATAGAATTGGGAGGATATACAAGAAGGCCCTTTATCTTCAGTACACAGATGAAACCTTTAGGACGGCTGTAGAAAAACCAGTCTGGCTAGGGTTTTTAGGCCCTATAATCAAAGCTGAAATTGGACAGAAAGtttatgtacacttaaaaaactTTGCCTCTCGGCCCTACACTTTTCATGCACATGGACTAACTTACTATAAGGAACATGAGG GGGCCATTTATCCTGATAACACCACGGATTTTCAAAAGGTAGATGACAAGGTGTATCCTGGACAGCTGTATACATACGTGTTGCATGCTGGTGATGAACAAAGTCCTGGTGAGGGAGATAGCAATTGTGTGACTAGGATTTACCATTCCCACATTGATGCTCCAAAAGACATTGCCTCAGGACTCATTGGACCGTTAATACTCTGTAAAAAAG ATTCTCTggatgatgaaaaagaaaaaaatattgaccaAGAATTTGTGGTGATGTTTTCTGTGGTGGATGAAAATCTCAGCTGGTACCTAGAAGACAACATTAAAACCTACTGCACTGAGCCTGAGAAAGTTGAAAGAGACAATGAAGACTTCCAGGAGAGTAACAGGATGTATT CTGTGAATGGATACACTTTTGGAAGTCTCCCAGGACTCTCCATGTGTGCAGAAGACAGAGTGAAATGGTATCTTTTTGGGATGGGTAATGAAGTTGATGTGCACGCAGCTTTCTTCCATGGACAAACATTGACTAACAAGAATTACCGTATTGATACAATCAATCTCTTTCCTGCTACCCTTTTTGATGCTTTGATGGTGGCCCAGAGCCCTGGAGAATGGATGCTTAGCTGTCAGAATCTAAACCATCTGAAAG CTGGTTTGCAGGCCTTTTTCCAGGTCCAGGACTGTAACAAATCTCCATCAAAGGTTGGTATCCTTGAGATACAGATTAGACAGTATTACATTGCTGCTGAGGAAATCATCTGGAACTATGCTCCCTCTGGTATAGACATCTTCACCAAAGAAAACTTAACAGCACCTGGAAG TGACTCAGAGGTATTTTTTGAACAAGGTGCTACAAGAATTGGAGGCTCTTATAAAAAGCTGGTTTATCGTGAGTACACAGACGCCTCCTTCACAAATCGAAAGCAGAGAGGACCAGAAGAGGAACACCTTGGCATCCTGG GTCCTGTCAtttgggcagaggtgggagacaCCATCAGAGTCACCTTCCATAACAAAGGAGCATATCCCCTCAGTATTGAGCCGACTGGGGTGAAATTCAGCAAGAAAGACGAGGGTACATACTATCTCCTACATTCCAACTCCCCACGTGGAA GTGCacctccttcttcagcctcccatGTGGCACCCAAAGCAACGTTCACATATGAATGGACTGTGCCCGAGGAAGTAGGACCTACTTCTGCAGATCCTGTGTGTCTATCTAAGATGTATTATTCTGCTGTGGATCTCACCAAAGATATATTCACTGGGCTTATCGGGCCAATGAAAATATGCAAGAAAGGAAGTTTACATGCAAATGGAAGACAG AAAGATGTAGATAAGGAGTTCTATTTGTTTCCCACAGTATTTGATGAGAACGAGAGTTTACTCCTGGATGATAATATTAGAACGTTTACAACTGCACCTGATCAGGTGGACAAGGAAGATGAAGACTTTCAGGAATCTAACAAGATGCACT CCATGAATGGATTCATGTATGGGAATCTGCCTGGTCTCAATATGTGCCAAGGAGACTCGGTCGTCTGGTACTTATTCAGTGCTGGAAATGAGGCTGACGTACACGGGATATACTTTTCAGGAAACACATATCTGtcaagaggagaaaggagagacacAGCAAACCTCTTCCCCCAGACAAGTCTTACACTGCTCATGCGACCTGACACGGCag GGACTTTTGATGTTGAGTGCCTAACAACGGATCACTACACAGGTGGCATGAAGCAAAAATACACTGTGAACCAATGCGCGCGGATACTTGAGCATTCCACCTTGTACCGAGGAGAGAGGACCTACTACATTGCAGCAGTGGAGGTGGAATGGGATTATTCCCCACGCAGGGAATGGGAAAAGGAGCTACATTACTTACAAGAGCAAAA tatttcaaatgcatttttagaTAAGGAAGAGTTTTTTATAGGCTCAAAGTACAAGAAAGTTGTGTATCGGCAATATACGGATAGCACATTCAGAGTTCCAGTGGAGAGAAAAGCTGAAGAAGAACATTTGGGAATTCTAG GTCCACAACTTCACGCGGATGTTGgagaaaaagtcaaaattatctttaaaaacatgGCCACAAGGCCCTACTCAATACATGCCCATGGGGTGAAAACGGAGAGTCCTACAGTTACTCCAACACTGCCAG GTGAAACTCGCACTTACATGTGGGAAATCCCAGAAAGATCTGGAGCTGGAATGGAGGATTCCGCTTGTATTCCATGGGCTTACTATTCAACTGTGGATCAAGttaag GATCTCTACAGTGGATTGATTGGCCCGCTGATTGTCTGTCGAACACACTACATGAGAATATTCAATCCCCAAAAGAAACTGgaattttcccttttgtttctagttttcgATGAGAATGAATCTTGGTACTTAGATGACAACATCAAGACATACTCTGATCATCCTGAGAAAGTAAACAAAGACAGTGAAGAATTCATAGAAAGCAATAAAATGCATG CTATTAATGGAAGAATGTTTGGAAACCTACAAGGGCTCACAATGCACGTGGGCGACGAGGTCAACTGGTATCTGATGGGAATGGGCAATGAAATCGACCTGCACACTGTGCATTTTCACGGCCACAGCTTCCGATACAAG CACAGGGGCATTTATAGTTCTGATGTCTTTGACATTTTCCCTGGGACATACCAAACCTTAGAAATGTTTCCAAAAACACCTGGAATCTGGTTACTTCACTGCCATGTGACCGACCACATTCACGCTGGAATGGAAACTACTTACACCGTTCTACCAAATGCAG